The Streptomonospora litoralis genome window below encodes:
- a CDS encoding sensor histidine kinase produces MTTDGGRNRTGPAEPADPAAATVPQPSFRAPSPPAADPSPTHETPAGDTPRRRRVPVPARARIMAWVLLLMTSALVLVNVATWQALRTAVDDRIDRALSQEIGEFREFAAVGTDPATQRRFADLQNLFRMHISQQHPDRNEIIFGYVEDSPQAAVPTGRIRQGQKPPFDASADVPARESILTSPNARGVAQTPAGLLRWEKLRVTPPGGASAANPPGWFVIGYFVDADMAEVNATMRTLVLVSIAGLAFAGAAAWWVAGQILAPIRLVRQAAAQITEEDLTRRIDVPGNDDVAALAEQFNAMVGRLEEAFSAQRRFVDDAGHELRTPITVVRGHLEVMGDDPQERRETVRLVTDELDRMARIVEELLLLAKVQRPDFLQPGRVSLAELTSDVDAKVRALGDRDWRLDEIAEGTAYLDPQRITQAMQQLAHNAFQHTEPGAAVRTGSRVSPDGRTVSFWVGDSGPGIAAEDQERIFERFSRAGHGNRADRSGAGLGLAIVRAIADAHYGDVLVRSAPGEGALFTLVLPVDVRSEQWPAS; encoded by the coding sequence ATGACGACTGACGGCGGCCGCAACCGCACCGGTCCGGCCGAGCCGGCCGACCCGGCGGCGGCGACCGTGCCGCAGCCGTCCTTTCGCGCGCCCTCCCCACCCGCCGCCGACCCCTCCCCCACTCATGAAACCCCGGCCGGGGACACACCGCGGCGGCGCCGGGTTCCCGTCCCCGCCCGTGCCCGGATCATGGCCTGGGTACTGCTGTTGATGACGTCGGCCCTGGTGCTGGTGAACGTCGCCACCTGGCAGGCGCTGCGCACCGCGGTCGACGACCGCATCGACCGTGCCCTCAGCCAGGAGATCGGAGAATTCCGGGAGTTCGCGGCGGTGGGCACCGACCCCGCGACGCAGCGGCGCTTCGCCGACCTGCAGAACCTGTTCCGGATGCACATCAGTCAGCAGCATCCCGACCGCAACGAGATAATCTTCGGCTACGTCGAGGACAGCCCGCAGGCCGCGGTGCCCACGGGACGGATCCGCCAGGGACAGAAACCGCCGTTCGACGCGTCCGCCGACGTCCCCGCTCGCGAATCCATCCTCACCTCGCCCAACGCCCGAGGGGTCGCGCAGACCCCCGCCGGGCTGCTGCGGTGGGAGAAGCTGCGGGTGACGCCGCCGGGCGGGGCGAGCGCGGCCAACCCGCCCGGCTGGTTCGTGATCGGTTACTTCGTCGACGCCGACATGGCGGAGGTGAACGCCACCATGCGCACGCTCGTGCTGGTGAGCATCGCCGGGCTGGCGTTCGCCGGCGCCGCCGCATGGTGGGTGGCCGGGCAAATCCTGGCGCCGATCCGGCTGGTGCGCCAGGCGGCTGCGCAGATCACCGAGGAGGATCTGACCCGCCGCATCGACGTCCCGGGCAACGACGACGTCGCCGCGCTCGCCGAGCAGTTCAACGCGATGGTGGGCCGCCTGGAGGAGGCGTTCTCCGCACAGCGCCGCTTCGTCGACGACGCCGGCCACGAACTGCGCACCCCGATCACCGTGGTGCGCGGCCATCTGGAGGTGATGGGCGACGACCCGCAGGAGCGGCGCGAGACCGTGCGGCTGGTCACCGACGAACTGGACCGGATGGCGCGCATCGTAGAGGAGCTGCTGCTGCTCGCCAAGGTGCAGCGCCCCGACTTCCTGCAGCCCGGCCGGGTCTCGCTGGCGGAGCTGACCAGCGACGTCGACGCCAAGGTGCGGGCACTCGGCGACCGCGACTGGCGGCTGGACGAGATCGCCGAGGGCACCGCCTACCTCGATCCTCAGCGGATCACGCAGGCGATGCAGCAGCTCGCGCACAACGCCTTCCAGCACACCGAACCGGGTGCCGCCGTCCGCACCGGTTCGCGGGTCTCGCCTGACGGCCGGACGGTTTCCTTCTGGGTCGGCGACAGCGGTCCCGGAATCGCAGCGGAGGACCAGGAGCGGATCTTCGAGCGGTTCTCCCGCGCCGGCCACGGCAACCGCGCGGACCGCTCCGGCGCCGGGCTCGGCTTGGCCATCGTGCGCGCCATCGCCGACGCCCACTACGGCGACGTGCTGGTGCGTTCGGCCCCCGGAGAAGGGGCGCTGTTCACCCTGGTTCTTCCCGTCGATGTGAGGAGCGAGCAGTGGCCGGCATCCTGA
- a CDS encoding ATP-binding cassette domain-containing protein: MSATGAPSHTRGGDSAGRVPLLLSGRRRWTFGLLVAVGLGQAAAAIGWASLVGRIASGLGTGSGQGGVAALPAAPVLAWAGGLVAASGALLYAERVLAERLGQSWVSDIRTALFRRITAAPSREAGRGRSTGGTSLRMMGNLSALRRWASLGLAKLAVAVPLLTGCLIAFALIDPWIAAVAGAVTACGLGATAALSPWLRTAHRSARRRQSRVAAHVVERVGAPLVVQAFGRERAERRVVSHRSRKLADAQVHRARAIGTTRAIGEATTLAASAGVLVAAAGSGQGAGAATAAIAVVGIMVTPLRELTRITEYRSACAVAMRQVRTELTRPRRRLPGSSAPELPEGGGEVVLDGVRIDGVLVGATARVPAGGVVAVTGRNGTGKSTLLSVIAGLTAPDGGRVLLDGADIAECRADSLRSAIGLAGPHLPLLRGTIADNVRYADPKADGWRLHEAVRASGLDEVVAELPLGLRTPVRESGRGLSAGQQQRVALARALLQRPRLLLLDEADAHFDARAASVVDQIVAAFSGTVIVVTHRPERLKSTDVVWRLSRGVLHEEQPPRPGTQDTAGGTADSPFAETGPT, from the coding sequence ATGAGCGCGACCGGGGCCCCGTCCCACACTCGCGGCGGCGACAGCGCGGGGCGGGTGCCCCTGCTGCTCTCGGGCCGTCGCCGCTGGACCTTCGGGCTGCTCGTCGCCGTCGGATTGGGGCAGGCGGCCGCGGCGATCGGGTGGGCGTCGCTGGTGGGCCGAATCGCGAGCGGGCTCGGTACCGGGAGCGGGCAGGGCGGCGTCGCGGCGCTGCCCGCCGCGCCGGTCCTGGCCTGGGCCGGTGGGCTCGTCGCGGCGTCGGGCGCGCTGCTCTACGCCGAGCGCGTGCTGGCCGAACGCCTGGGCCAGTCGTGGGTCTCCGATATCCGCACGGCGCTGTTCCGCCGCATCACCGCGGCCCCCTCGCGCGAAGCCGGGCGCGGGCGGTCCACGGGCGGGACGTCGCTGCGCATGATGGGCAACCTCAGCGCCCTGCGCCGGTGGGCGAGTCTGGGCCTGGCCAAGCTGGCCGTCGCCGTCCCGCTGCTGACCGGGTGCCTGATCGCATTCGCGCTCATCGACCCGTGGATCGCCGCCGTGGCGGGCGCGGTCACCGCCTGCGGTCTGGGGGCGACCGCCGCGCTGTCGCCGTGGCTCCGCACGGCACACCGCAGTGCCCGGCGCCGCCAGTCTCGGGTCGCCGCGCACGTGGTGGAGCGGGTCGGCGCGCCGCTGGTGGTCCAGGCGTTCGGCCGCGAACGGGCGGAGCGGCGGGTCGTCTCGCACCGCTCGCGCAAGCTGGCCGATGCGCAGGTGCACCGCGCCCGCGCCATCGGCACGACGCGGGCCATCGGCGAAGCCACGACGCTGGCCGCCAGTGCGGGCGTGCTGGTGGCGGCGGCCGGATCGGGCCAGGGAGCGGGGGCTGCGACGGCGGCCATCGCGGTGGTGGGCATCATGGTCACCCCGCTGCGCGAGCTCACCCGGATCACCGAATACCGTTCCGCCTGCGCCGTGGCCATGCGCCAGGTCCGCACCGAACTCACCCGACCGCGCCGCCGCCTGCCCGGCAGCAGCGCACCGGAACTACCGGAAGGCGGGGGCGAGGTCGTCCTGGACGGTGTGCGGATCGACGGCGTGCTCGTGGGCGCCACCGCACGGGTTCCCGCAGGCGGCGTCGTCGCCGTGACCGGCCGCAACGGCACCGGCAAGTCCACGCTGCTGTCGGTGATCGCGGGGCTGACGGCGCCCGACGGCGGGCGGGTGCTACTGGACGGCGCCGACATCGCCGAGTGCCGGGCCGACTCGCTGCGCAGCGCGATCGGCCTGGCCGGGCCGCACCTGCCGCTGCTGCGCGGCACCATCGCCGACAACGTGCGCTACGCCGATCCGAAGGCCGACGGGTGGCGGCTGCACGAGGCCGTCCGGGCCAGCGGGCTCGACGAGGTCGTCGCGGAACTGCCCCTGGGTCTGCGCACACCCGTGCGGGAATCGGGTCGCGGGCTCTCGGCTGGGCAGCAGCAGCGGGTGGCCCTTGCGCGGGCGCTGCTGCAACGGCCTCGGCTACTGCTGCTGGACGAGGCCGACGCCCACTTCGACGCCCGTGCGGCGAGCGTGGTGGATCAGATCGTCGCCGCGTTCTCCGGAACGGTGATCGTGGTCACCCACCGACCCGAACGGCTGAAGTCGACGGACGTCGTCTGGCGGCTGTCCCGCGGTGTGCTGCATGAGGAACAACCCCCGCGGCCGGGAACGCAAGATACCGCGGGAGGCACAGCCGACTCCCCGTTCGCCGAGACCGGACCAACCTGA
- a CDS encoding P-loop NTPase family protein translates to MHGSFAPTSSPAVLHRLSNTRRAALKVSYTVRALDGDRPVHLLSGPGVRPQHGDVVVAEVTGIGRHTRLESAAGRRAHLFPGDEVLVAYGARYAPDQFEAEPPADLGPCDLVAAGGIAAEVISAHADLAEPTTLKPVGLAADAAGEPVNMTRLAAPRAAVLAGSRDGVPTVAVVGTSMNAGKTTTGAALVRGLTAAGYRVGAAKVTGTGAGGDRWMLQDSGAFAAADFTDAGLATTYRVPIERILAAARDLHDGLVGAGADAVVLEVADGLLQPETAELLKPGRLPALVQGWVFAAGDAAGALYGTERLRAAGLPVLAVSGRMTASPLAVRECARHLDLPVHGLDDLADPAIAAQLTPRAVVQPVRECTA, encoded by the coding sequence ATGCACGGATCGTTCGCTCCCACCTCCTCCCCGGCCGTCCTGCACCGGCTCTCCAACACCCGGCGCGCGGCGCTGAAGGTCTCCTACACCGTGCGCGCCCTCGATGGCGACCGCCCCGTCCACCTGCTGAGCGGTCCCGGCGTGCGACCGCAGCACGGCGACGTCGTCGTCGCCGAAGTCACCGGGATCGGCAGGCACACGCGACTGGAATCGGCTGCGGGCAGGCGCGCACACCTCTTCCCCGGCGACGAGGTCCTGGTCGCGTACGGCGCGCGCTATGCCCCCGACCAGTTCGAGGCCGAACCTCCCGCCGACCTGGGGCCCTGCGACCTCGTGGCGGCCGGAGGCATCGCCGCCGAGGTGATCAGCGCCCACGCCGACCTGGCCGAGCCGACCACGTTGAAGCCGGTGGGGCTCGCGGCGGACGCCGCCGGTGAACCCGTGAACATGACCCGCCTCGCCGCCCCCCGGGCCGCCGTTCTCGCGGGCAGCCGGGACGGCGTGCCGACCGTCGCGGTCGTCGGCACGTCCATGAACGCCGGGAAGACCACCACCGGCGCGGCACTGGTCCGCGGGCTTACCGCCGCCGGATACCGCGTCGGTGCGGCCAAGGTCACCGGAACCGGCGCGGGCGGCGACCGGTGGATGCTGCAGGACTCCGGTGCGTTCGCAGCGGCCGACTTCACCGACGCGGGCCTGGCCACCACCTACCGCGTCCCCATCGAGAGGATTCTCGCGGCGGCCCGCGACCTGCACGACGGGCTGGTGGGAGCCGGGGCCGACGCGGTCGTCCTGGAGGTCGCCGACGGCCTGCTGCAGCCGGAGACCGCCGAACTGCTGAAGCCCGGCAGGCTGCCGGCGCTGGTGCAGGGCTGGGTGTTCGCGGCGGGCGACGCCGCCGGGGCGTTGTACGGCACCGAGCGGCTCCGCGCGGCCGGGCTTCCGGTGCTGGCGGTAAGCGGCCGGATGACCGCCTCGCCACTGGCCGTACGCGAGTGCGCGCGGCACTTGGATCTTCCGGTGCACGGCCTGGACGACCTCGCCGATCCGGCGATCGCCGCGCAACTCACCCCGCGAGCGGTCGTCCAGCCGGTGCGGGAGTGCACGGCATGA
- a CDS encoding response regulator transcription factor: MAGILIVEDEERISSFVRKGLTANGFAATVVTSGRDALDFALTGDFGLMVLDLGLPDEDGFAVLRRMREMGSELPVIILTARDGVRDTVNGLETGADDYMTKPFRFEELLARIRLRMRSSRDAESTVLRGGGLMLDLRTRRASTGDAGAIDLTAREFALLELLLRHRGQVLSRQQILSAVWGYDYDPESNVVDVYIRALRKKVGAERIATVRGMGYRLVE, encoded by the coding sequence GTGGCCGGCATCCTGATCGTCGAGGACGAGGAGCGCATCTCCTCATTCGTCCGCAAGGGGCTGACCGCCAACGGCTTCGCCGCGACCGTGGTCACGAGCGGCCGCGACGCCCTGGACTTCGCGCTCACCGGCGACTTCGGCCTGATGGTGCTGGACCTGGGGCTGCCGGATGAGGACGGCTTCGCCGTGTTGCGGCGCATGCGCGAGATGGGCTCGGAGCTGCCCGTGATCATCCTGACCGCCCGCGACGGCGTGCGCGACACGGTCAACGGCCTGGAGACGGGCGCGGACGACTACATGACCAAGCCGTTCCGCTTCGAGGAGCTGCTGGCGCGGATCCGGTTGCGGATGCGCAGCTCGCGGGACGCCGAATCCACCGTGCTCCGGGGCGGCGGCCTCATGCTGGACCTGCGCACCCGCAGGGCCTCGACCGGCGACGCCGGCGCCATCGACCTCACCGCCCGCGAGTTCGCGCTGCTGGAGCTGCTGCTGCGCCACCGCGGGCAGGTGCTGTCGCGCCAGCAGATCCTCTCTGCGGTGTGGGGATACGACTACGACCCCGAGTCCAACGTCGTCGACGTCTACATCCGCGCCTTGCGCAAGAAGGTCGGCGCGGAGCGCATCGCGACCGTACGCGGCATGGGCTACCGCCTGGTGGAGTGA